In Brachionichthys hirsutus isolate HB-005 chromosome 5, CSIRO-AGI_Bhir_v1, whole genome shotgun sequence, a single genomic region encodes these proteins:
- the arl2bp gene encoding LOW QUALITY PROTEIN: ADP-ribosylation factor-like protein 2-binding protein (The sequence of the model RefSeq protein was modified relative to this genomic sequence to represent the inferred CDS: deleted 1 base in 1 codon): MDIHERNAGENIAEFDEDTETFANSSLPTAASSFDTIIGRIEDIIMEESFQQLQQTFMEKHYLEFEESEENKLSYTIVFNEYVAVVERHLEQQLTERILHFNMNTFLAQLMQHKEKMPEDIFDMLVTFTDFMAFKEMFLEYRADKEGRGLDLSQGLVVTPLIPAGAKQTGFKELQRPTNITCQMFV, from the exons ATGGATATCCATGAACGAA ATGCTGGTGAAAACATCGCAGAGTTTGACGAAGACACAGAAACCTTTGCTAATTCCAG TTTACCAACTGCAGCGTCTTCTTTTGACACTATTATTGGAAGAATAGAGGACATCATCATGG aggaGTCCTTCCAGCAATTGCAGCAGACCTTCATGGAGAAACACTACCTTGAATTTGAGGAGTCTGAAGAGAACAAGCTAAGCTATACTATCGTCTTCAATGAATAT GTTGCTGTCGTAGAAAGACACttggagcagcagctgacagAGAGGATCCTCCACTTCAACATGAACACATTTTTGGCGCAGCTCAT GCAGCACAAagagaagatgccagaggacaTCTTTGACATGCTGGTGACGTTCACTGACTTTATGGCCTTCAAGGAGATGTTTCTAGAATACAGAGCG GACAAGGAGGGCCGGGGTCTGGACCTCAGTCAAGGACTGGTTGTCACACCTCTCATCCCTGCAGGCGCC AAACAGACTGGTTTTAAAGAATTGCAGCGACCCACTAACATAACATGTcaaatgtttgtgtaa